The Burkholderia pyrrocinia genomic sequence CCGAAGACCAGGCCGTGCAGTCGATGCCCGACGCGAGCCCGACGAAATGGCACCTCGCGCATACGACCTGGTTCTTCGAGACCGTCGTGCTGATGCGCCGCGTGCCCGGCTACGCGCCGTTCAACGACGCATTCCAGTTCCTCTTCAATTCCTATTACGAAGCGCTCGGCCCGCGCCATCCGCGGCCTCAGCGCGGGCTGCTCACGCGGCCGTCGCTCGACGAGGTGCACGCGTACCGGCAGCACATCGACGAAGCGATGCTGCGCGCGCTGGCCGGTGCCGATCCGGCGCTGCTCGAGGTGATCGCGCCCGAGGTCGAGCTCGGCCTGCATCACGAGCAGCAGCACCAGGAGCTGATCGTCACGGACATGCTGCATGCGTTCTCGTGCAACCCGCTGAAGCCGGCGTTCCGGCCACGCAACGGGGCCGACCGAATCGACGGTGATGCGATGGCCGCAGGCGATGCCGGCGCGCAGCACTGGCTGCACCAGCCGGGCGGGCTCGTCGAGATCGGCTACGACGGCGATGCGTTCTCGTTCGACAACGAACGGCCGCGCCATACGGCGCTCATACGGCCATACGAGATCGCGAACCGCCTCGTGACGAATGCGGAATTCGCGGCGTTCGTCGCCGACGGCGGCTACACACGCCCAGAATTCTGGCTGTCCGACGGCTGGGCCACGGTGCAGCGGGAAGGGTGGCAAGGCCCTGCGTACTGGATGCCCGACGACGACGATGCGGCCGCCACGCGCGTGCGCCGCACGTTCGGCCTGCACGGCGTCGAACCGCTCGCGCCCGATGCACCGGTGTGTCACGTGAGCTTCTACGAAGCGGCCGCGTATGCGGAATGGGCCGGCGCGCGGCTGCCGACCGAGTTCGAATGGGAAGCCGCGTTCGCCGCGGACGGCATCAGGCAGATGCTCGGGCACGTGTGGCAGTGGACGCGCTCGTCCTACGAGCCGTATCCGGGCTTTCGACCGCTCGCGGGTGTCGCGGCCGAATACAACGGCAAGTTCATGGTCGGCCAGCAGGTCCTGCGCGGCAGCAGCATCGCGACGCCGCCCGGGCACGAACGGCCGACGTACCGCAATTTCTTTCCGCCGGCCGCGCGCTGGCAATTCATGGGGGTGCGACTTGCGCGAGACGTCTGACCTCACGGCCAAGAGCGGTGGCCAGCAACCCGCCCGCGATTCGCGGCCGAGCGCGTTCGAGCGCGACCTGATCGACGGACTGTCGCGCACGCCGCGCAACATTCCGCCGAAATACTTCTACGATGCGGCTGGCTCAGCGCTGTTCGACCGCATCTGCGAGCTGCCCGAGTACTACCCGACACGCACCGAGCTCGGCATCCTGCGCGATCGCGCGGCGGAGATCGTGCGGCGCGTCGGCCCGCATGCGGACATCGTCGAATTCGGCGCGGGCTCGCTCGAGAAGATCCGCGTGCTGCTCGACGCGTTCGCGGGCAACTACGCGAACGCGCCGGCGCGCTACGTGCCGGTCGACATCTCGGCCGACTACCTGCACGGCGCGGCCGCGCGGCTGCGGTCGGCCTATCCGTGGCTCGACGTCGCGCCGATTGCGGCCGACTACACGAAGGCCGAGCAACTCGCCGAGCTGACCGAGACGCCGCGGCGGCGCATCGGCTTCTTTCCCGGCTCGACGATCGGCAACTTCTCGCCGGAAGAGGCCGACGCGTTCCTGCGCGATGCCGCGCGACTGCTGCGCGGCGGCGGCTTGCTGGTCGGCGCCGATCTCGTGAAGGACGAGCGCACGCTGCATCACGCGTACAACGACGCGCAGGGCGTGACCGCGCAGTTCAACCTGAACCTGCTCGCGCGCGCGAACGCAGAGCTCGGCGCGGACTTCGATCTCGATGCGTTCTCGCATTGCGCGTTCTACGATCGCGAACGGCAGCGCATCGAGATGCATCTGGTCAGCGACCTCGCGCAGACGGTGCACGTGCGCGGCCATGCGTTCCGCTTCGAGGCCGGCGAGCGCATCCACACGGAGAACTCGCACAAGTTCACGATCGACGGCTTCCATGCGATCGCGCGCCGCGCAGGATTCGAGCCCGATACCGTGTGGACCGACGCGGACAACCTGTTCAGCGTGCACTGGCTGCGCAGCGTCGACGATATCCGCGCGTAACGCGCGCTCCGGCGAACCGCCCGCGCACGGTGCGGGCGGTTCGTATTCCGGGCACGCCGAGCACGCCGGCGCGCTCCGATCGTCCGGTTTCGTACCGAAAATCCCCTTCTTGCCGGCTCGATGCGCCGTTGCAACGGTGCTTCGAATGCCGCCTCTCCCTTGTCCGACAAGGCTTTGCGCGTGCCGGTAAACGTCCGTTACGGGACTCGCATACCCGTTTCACCTGTGTCGGTGCGCGTTGCCTAGACTCCGAACCGTATTCACTTGACGTCTTCCCCCGCTTAAAGGTGGAGGATTCCCACACTTGGCGATGCACGTCCGCATCGGAGAATGTTCAACGCAGCGTTGGTATCTCGATCATGCAAGACACCACATACACTGCAGGTCCACTCTCTTATTCGCAGCCCCGCGATACCTTTCGGCCGCGTCGTGCTGTCTTTCGACCCGCACGACGAACAGGACTGGGTAGAACCGCTTTCGTCCACTTCCTCGAACGTGACCCCGTGCGCTATCGCTTTGTAACGAAGCTTGTTTCGGAAGGACGACCAGGATACGTCGTGAACGCTCTTCGCCATCCTGGTTCTGGCGAGTTTCGCGGCCGACACGTTGCCGACTGCGATGTAATCGAAGCGTCGCACCAAGGCGAGCGCGAGCTTGTGCTGGAAATCGGCGCGGGTATTTGCCACCTTCGCATGCAGCTTCGCGATTTGGCGCTTGTGTTTTCGCGCCCGTTGGGTTTTCGCGAGCTTCTCGGCCGCGCGCTGGCTGAACCGGTCGTTGGGCACCTTCTCGCCCGTCGAAAGTGTGGCGAAGTCTTTCAGGCCGAGGTCGATACCGACACCGGAAAGGATCGGGCGAACCTGAACATCAGGCATCTCAATCACGATGTTGAGGAACCAGTTGCCGCGCGTATCCCGCGCAAAGTTAGTGCCGTCTTTGATCTTCCCTTCCGGGAGCGGCCGGCTGTTGAACACACGGAAGGTATTGCCGGCAAAGCGAAACGCGTCGCCCTCACGCTTCAGGTCGCGACCCATGAGCGGCACCCAGCCAAGGGATTTCCTGCCGCGATAGCGCAGGTAAGGCCGTCGATGCTGGCTGCGCGACTTCGCGTACTGCTCACACGTTGCGTTGATCGTGCCGGAGTGGATGCCGAGTTCCTTGCTGCTGCCTGTGGTCAATACATTCAAATCGAATCCCGTTGGCCACTTCTTGTTCCACCTGAGCGCGTGTTTCTGCGTGTCGTTGCAGAAATTCCAGACGTAGTTCACCGCACGGCTCTGTTTGTTAAGCAGTCCGTTAAGCGACTTCACGCGGTATCGGTAGACAGTAATCATGCTGGTCACTTTAACGTTGGAATGCCGTCTGTCAACGGCACTCCTTTCTTCTCCGCCATAAACGGTGGGGTTTCTCGGAGCAACTGATGAGCAAGAAACTTATTCTCGGTGCAGTTCTCGGTGTAGCGGCGCTGGCAGCTTCGGGCGTCGCATCGGCCCACGTCGACCTGTCGGTCGGCATCGGCGTGCCGGGCGTCTACGCGGCGCCGGCGCCCGTCTACGTGGCTCCGCCCCCGCCGGTCATGTATGCACCGGTCGGCTATCGCGGCGACGGTTGGCGCGATGGCTGGCGCGGCGATGGCTGGCGTGAGCGCGAATGGCGCGAACACGAGTGGCGTCGCCGTGAATGGCGCGAGCACGAGTGGCGCGATCGCGGCGGCTGGCGCGGCGGCCGCTGGGATTAAGCGGTTCGAATAATCAATACAAGAGGAGTGTGAACACATGATGCCCATTCGACACATCAGGCTGTGCGCGACCGCCGCCATCGTTGCGCTCGCAACGATCGGCAGCGCGCACGCGGCGGGCTGCATGAAGGGCGCGGTGGTCGGCGGTGTTGCCGGCCACTACGCCGGGCACCACGCCGTCGCCGGTGCGGTCGGCGGCTGTATCGTCGGCCACCACATGGCGAAGAAGCACGCGCAAGAGCAAGCCGCGCAGCACAAGGCCGCCGTGCAGGGCATGCAGCCGGCACAGTAAGCGCAATCGTTACCGGGGCGGCGCTGCGGCGCCGCGCCCGCCTGCTTCGTTTCCCCGTTTACGCATGACAGGATGGCGGCGCCATCCGGATTGATCTGATGAATGCATGCCGCGCGCATCGTTACGATCATTTACAACGTGGTGTGGCGCGAATCGTGCGCGTTCCTAGAATGCAATCACACAAACGCGCTCCAGGGAGCACAAGATGAAACATCAACGATACCTGTCCGTGCTGACCGCCGCGCTGCTCGCGCTCGGCACGGTTTCCGCGTATGCGGCCGCCGGCGGCAATGGCGGTGGCAACGGCGGCGGTCATGGCGCAGGCGGCTCCGGCGGCAACGCGGGCGGCATGTCCGCTGGCCACATGAGCGGCTCGGCGCTGAGCAACTCGAACAGCGTGCACGCGGGCGACCGCGACAAGGGCCTGGCGCGCGCGGCCGACCGCTCCGATACGATCGCCGATCGCGCCGGCACGCAGCCGGGCCACGGTCATACGCATGGCCATACCGCGCATGCGTCGACGTCCACGCATCATTCGCATCGCAACGCATTCGGCCGCACGCTGTAAGCACGGCACGCAAATGCGATGGAAGGGCGCTTCGGCGCCCTTTTTCATTGCGGCAACGCAATGCCGCTGTCGCGCAAAAACATCGTGCCGACCCGATTTGCAACCAGCCGTAACCGCGCCGCAAACGCGCGAGAATACGAATCGCTTTCACGCGGATAACAAACGGGAAATCGACGCCGGTAGCGGACATCGCACGGGTGCCGGCGCACAGCCCGATCCATGAAAAAAAGCTGCGCCTCATGAGCCGTTTGCGCGGCAGATCGATCTGCTCGCTCTGCGCAACCTCCGAGCCCGTTCCCGGAAAAACAAAACCCCACGCTCCGAAAAACGTGGGGTTCGTCAGCCGTCTGGGGCGGCTCATCGCCACCCTTCGCCGCCCTTCGTTTCAGCGCCCGGCGCCCGCCAGCGGCGCCGCAGGTTCGAACAACGCGTCCGCCTGCCTGACGCGCACGAAGCGCGCCGCGCCGTCGCCGTCCACCAGCGCACGGAAATGCGCTTCGCCGCACGCGAGCTTCGCGCGCTCGTGCTCGCTCGGCACGTTGCCGTCCGCATTCGGCGTATCGACGACGAAGTACAGCCGCTCGCCGCCGTCCTGTTCCGCGAGCACGGCCCAGTCCGGGTGATAGCTGCCGAGCGGCGTCGCCACGCGGAACCACGCGGGCAGCTTCGCGTACAGCTTCACACCGTCGTGCGCTTCGAGCGCATCGGCGAACGCGCGCTCCGCGTCCGTCTCGCACACGACCGCTTCGTGGATCGACTTCCGCGCATCGGGCCGCAGGTTGCGCAGATAGCCGGTCAGCGCCTCGCTCTCGAACGACTCTAGCGCATGCACGTGGCGCTCGCCGAGCTTGCGGTACGCGATGCCCGCGACGAGCGCGAGCCGCTTGCAGCGGTTGATCGCATCGGCCGCGACCGCGATGAACTGCTGCGGATTCACGCGGAAATCGTCGAGCCGGCCGCTGTCGGCCAGGATCGTCGCGAGCGAACGGCGCGTCAGTTGCGTGCGGTCCTGCAGTTCGGTGAGCAGGTCGGGCAGCGGCAGCTCGCCTTCGTCGATCAGCACCGTGCCGGCGCCGGCCACCTCGATCGCCTCGATGCCGGCCTTGCCGATATCGATCTCGGCCTTGCGCCACTGCAGCCGCGCACGCGCGATGTCCGGCGCGTCGTGCAACGCGGCTGCGCAGTCGCGCACGAGCTTCGCGTTGTCGAACTCGACGCGGTACACGGTGCGATGACGGATGCGGTCCCACAGCGCGCGGAAATCCTCGCCGAACACGACGGCCTTGCCCGATGCATCGCGCCGCAGCGCGATCGCGCGGCGCTCGTCCGCGTTGCGCACAGCGAAGCGGCCCGACAGCTTGCGCAGCGTCGCGACGATCGGCGCGCGCAGCATCTCGAACGCACCCGGCAGCACGAGCGCGCTCTGGCGCAGCGCATCCTTCAGCCGGTCGAGCACCTTGCCCTGCGCGTCGACGTAGCCCTGCTCGTGCAGATGGGTCCACAGCACGCGCGACAGCTCGATGCCGAGCGCATGCGCGGGCCCGTCGCCTTCCTGCACGGGCAGCGCCGCGAACTGGTGCTCCTCGACGATCCCGAAACGGATGCCCGTATCGGCCTCGATTTCCTTCTGCAGGTTTTCCGCGAACGACTCGTAGCGTTCGGTCGCGATCACGGTGAGCGTGTTCACGCCCGCGTCGCGCACGCGTTCGCCGTCCTGGTCGACGGCGAGGCGCAGCCCGCGGCCGAGCGTCTGGCGGCGCTCGCGTTCGGTCTGGATGTCGCGCAGCGTGCAGATCTGGAACACGTTCGGGTTGTCCCAGCCTTCCTTCAGCGCCGAGTGCGAGAAGATGAACTTCAGCGGCGTGTCGAACGACAGCAGTGCTTCCTTCTCGCGCATGATGAGGCCGTACGCGCGCTCCGCGTTCTCGCGGGCCGCGGCGCTGCTCTCGCTCGTATCGGTCCAGCCGCCCTTGCGGTCGATCGAGAAGTAGCCGTTGTGCGCGCGCCCGACTTCGAGCGCGACGTCGACGCCGTCGAACAGCGCCCGGTAGGCCGGCACGCGCGCCGCGCGCGCATATTCCTCTTCGAAGATCAGCGCGTAATCGCCCTTCACGGGCATCCCGTTTTCGTCGTAGCGGCGATAGCGCTCGACCGAATCGACGAAGAACAGCGACAGCACCTTCACGCCGCGCTCCGCGAGGCGCAGCTCCTTGTCGAGATGCTCGCGAATCGTGCGGCGGATCATCTCGCGTTGCACGGCGAGCGTGTCGATGTCGCCAAATGCCTCGCCAAGCGACAGGAACGCCTCGCCTTCCGGATGACGCAGCTCGACGTATTCGGCACCCTTCAGCGCATGCACTTCGCCGATCCGCAGCCCCGCGTACAGCGCGCGCTTGGTCAGGCGTTCGAGATCGTCGCCGTCGGTGGCCGACACGATCTGGCGCTTCACGCCGGCCGCCGTCGCGACGTCGAGCTCGACGCGCGCGCTGATCGCGCCGCGCCGGTTCGACACGCCGACGAGCCGCACGTATGGCTTGTTGTGCGCATCCTCGACGATCGCCGACGCGATCTCGATCTGCTTGACGAGCTTGCGCTCGTACGCGTCGACCGCGTCGAGCCGGTACACCATGTGGTGACGGTCGACGTGCGTCGCCGAATAGCGCAGCGTGCAGAGCGGCGCCATCGCGGCCAGCGCTTCGCGGCCGCGCCCTTCTAGCCCGCCGTCGACGCTCTGCGGCTCGTCGACGATCACGATCGGCCGCGTCGCGCGGATCAGGTCGATCGGCTTCTCGCCGCCGGTCTTCTCGCTGTCCTTGTAGAGGTTGTTGATTTCCTTCTTGTTGATCGCGGCCACCGTCATCACCATGATCTGGATCGCCGCGCTCGCCGCGAAGTGGCGCACCTGGCCGAGCTTCGCGGAGTCGTACAGGAAGTAGTCGTACGGCACGCCCGCGTACAGCGCGCGGAAGTGATCCTCGGTAATCGAGAGCGTCTTGTGCACGCCTTCCTTGATCGCGATCGACGGCACGACGATCACGAACTTCGTGAAGCCGTAGCGGCGGTTCAGCTCGAAGATCGTGCGCAGGTACACGTAGGTCTTGCCGGTGCCGGTCTCCATCTCGACGGTGAAGTCGCGCGAGCCGGGCAGGCCGGACGGCGGCAGCCCGCCGCGCAACTGCACGTCGGCGAGATTGCGCGCGAGCGCGTCGTCGGTCAGCGACAGCCGGTTGCCGACGCCCTGTTCCGATACCGCGAAGCCGAGCGAGCCTTGAGCTGCGGCCGTGGTGCCGGGCGCGGCGTTCGCGAGCACGCTGAAGTCGCCGCGATACGATTCCTGGCCGCGAAACAGGTCGCAGACGGCGTCGATCGCGTCGCGCTGGTAGTCGAGATCCGCTTCGAAATGCAGCCGCATCACAGGCTCCGCACGCGCTTCACGCCGTGCTGTTCGAGCAGCGCGGCGAGATTGAGCTTCGCGACGTCGTCGACGAAGCCGCTGTCGCGGAACAGGCACGTCACGTCATGCGACGCGCCGGTCGCGTCGAGCAATTCGACGATGCCGTCGGCAAGCGGGCCAGCGTCGTCGCGCGAGACGCGCGCGTCGAAGCACGCGACGATCGAGCGGCCGATCAGGTGCACGGTCTTGCCGGCGATCTGGTGATGCTCGACCGGCGTGCACAGGTCGAGGCCGAGCTTCAGCGTCAGCTCGGCGAGCAGGTCGTCCTCGGTGCGGCCGGTCTTCACGTGCTCGACGGACGCGAACAGCGCATGGTCGAAATCGTCGCGGCGCGGATCCCATTCGATCACGTTGGTCGTGTCGAGCCGGTATACGCGGAAGCCGAGGTCGCCATAGCTTTCCGGATAGTCGCGCGCGACCTGCTGCGCGGCGCGGCGCAGGCGCTCCTTGGTGATTTCGGCGAGCGTCGCGGGCTTCTTCAGCTTCGCGCAGAAATCGGCGGCGCTCTGCTGCGTCTTGTCGCGGCGATCGAGCGCCTCGGGCAGTTGCACCATCACGTAGCGGCGCGCGCCGCCGTCGGTCGCGTTCACCTGCATCACCGCGTGGCCGGTCGAGCCGGAGCCCGCGAAGCAGTCGAGCACGATGTCGTCGCCGCGCGTGCACCAGCCGATCACGGCCGCCGCGAAATCGACCGGCTTCGGCTGGTCGAACGGGATCCCGAGCGTCTTCAGCAGCGCGTCGTCGGAGCCGGCGAACGGCAGCACCGACGGCACGTTCTCGTACATGTTCTCGTCGAGATAGTAGATCCGCTGCGGCTGCGTGCTTTCGTCCGCGCCGAATTCGATCTGGCCGCGCTCGATCAGCGCCTGCATCGTCGCGGGCGGGTTGCGCCAGCCGCGCGCCGGCATCGCGCACGGCTTGCCGGTGACCGGGTGGATCAGCGGCGTGAAATATTCTTCCGGCGCCTTCTTCTTGTTCGGCCACGCCATCGACACGAGGCGGTATACGCGGCCGTCTTCCGACAGCCGGTCGTACATCACTTCGCCGCCGGACAGGTTGGTCTGCGCCTTCATCCACGCGCGGTATGCCTTCTGCGCGTCCTTCGGGTTGCCGCTGCGGTACACCGCGTCATGCGCGGCGTCGAGCATGCGCTGCGCATTGCGCTTCGGGCGCTTGAGCGGCGCCTGTTCGAGCAGCGTCTCGGCATTGCGCGCGAACAGCACCAGCGATTCGTGCTGGTACGCGACACCGCGCGCGTCGCCCTTCGGGTTGCGTTTGTCCCACACGGCGACGCCGAGCTCGTTCTCCTCGCCGAAGATCTCGCGCAGCATCAGCACCAGCGCATGCACTTCGTGCTCGTCGATGTGCACGGCGATCAGCCCTTCGTCGGACAGCAGCGCGTGCGCGAGCTTCAGGCGCGGATACATCATGTTCAGCCAGTCGGTGTGGAACCGGCCGTTCGCCTCGGTGTTGGTGCTGCGCTTCGCGCCGCCCTGGGTCTGCCCGGTCATCGCCAGGTAGTGGCGGATGCTGTCGCTGAAGTCGTCCGGATAGACGAAATCGCTGCCCGTGTTGTACGGCGGGTCGATGTAGACGAGCTTCACCTTGCCCGCGTAGCTCTTGTGCAGCAGCTTCATCACGTCGAGGTTGTCGCCCTCGATCACGAGATGGCGCGTGTCGTCCCACGCGACGCTGTCGTCGGGGCAGGGGCGCAGCGTGCCCGTCGACGGCGTCAGCGCGGCCTGGCGCGCGCTGCGCTTGCCGTGCCAGTGGAAGCCATAGCGCTCGTCGGCGTCGCCGACCGTGCGTTCGCCGATCAGCGCCTTCAGCACGTCGACGTCGACCGACGCGCCGTCGGGGCCTTCGGTCACGAGTTCGGGGAACAGCGCCTTCAGGCGCGCGACGTTGTCAGCGGTGAAATCCGTCGACATCGCCTGCGGGCTGGCCGCATCGAGTTTCTGCATCGTCTTTTCCATCGGAGCCCGGCCGTGCGCGCCAGGACGTCGGGCGCGCTCACGGCACCGGCGGCAATGGCCGCCCGGGCAAACCCGAAACGCTAGCGAGTCGGTCGGCGCAGGTCAAGCGCCGATGTGGGCCGAACGTACGTGCATCGGCCGCGATCGCCCGCCGGACGGGCCGCCAGCGGTTTCGGGCCCGTTGTCGCCCGGACCGGCCGTCGGCCGCTGCGCGGGCGTCCGGCGGCAGTCCGGAAAGGACGAAAAAAGGGCACGGTCGGCGCAAAGCGCCGGCGTGCCCGCATGGAGAATCCCGGACGGAAGGTACGGCGGGGCCCGATGGGCCCCGCACCGGATGGCCGGCCCCGAGATCAGAAACGCGTACGGATGCCCGAAGTCAGTTCGAGCTGGTTCTTCGCGCCGAACGTCGACGCCGCCGTGTAGCCGCCATGCAGCTTCATGTAGTCGCCGGCCAGGTACACCTCGGTGCGCTTGCTCAGGTGGTAGAACACCGACCCGTAGATCGTCTCCTTGAAGCCGTTGGCGACGCCGTTGGTCAGGCTGAACGCGCCGAGGTTCGCGTTCGGCGTGAAGCCGTCCGCGTTGTTCGCGGCGTTCTTGACGCGCATCTGCTGGTAGCCGAGCTCGTAGTCGAGCGCGCCCTTCGGCGCGATCTTCATCGACACCGTCCACGAATCGTCGTGGCGCTGGCCGAGCGAGCCCTGGTCGCCGTTGTAGCGGAAGTAGCCGGCATTCAGGCGCACGATGTCGAACGTGTAGTTGCCGCCGACCGAGAACGTCTGGTTCCTGAAGCCGCCGTGGTTCACGTGGTTGTAGAAGCCCGAAACGTTGAACGGGCCGCCGTTGTAGCCGAGCGCGACCTGGTACGCGGAGCCGGTCGCGAACTGCGTCGAGTTGCTGAACTGGTAGCCGGCGCTCGCGAAGATGCCGTTGCCGAACAGCTTCTTCCACGCGATGCCGTTGTTGTAGCGCGTGCCGGTCGGGCCGGCCGCGTAGAAGATCATCTGCTTGAAGTTGTTCGAGTTGGTCCAGCCGCCTTCCTCGGTCGACAGCTTCGCGGAGCCGTACGGGTCGCCGTAGATCGCCGCCGAGTCGCGCGCGATGGTGTTCTGGAAGCCGGCCGTCAGCTTGCCGAAACGTTCGTCCTCGACACCGACCCACGCGTCGCGGTCGAAGATCTGGCCTTCGTCTTCCATCTGGCCGTTCGCGACCACGAATTCGCTTTCGAGGCGGAAGATGATCTTCGTGCCGCCGCCGATGTCTTCGGCGCCTCGCAGGCCCCAGCGGCTGCCGCTGAACCACGGCTCGCCTTCGTTGCCCATGCCGATCACGTGCTTGCCGTTCGCATCGGCGTGGGTCCGGTAGGTCGGAAAGCTCAGGTCCATCAGGCCGTAGAGCTGCACGCTCGACTGCGCATGCGCCTGGGTGCCGGCGCACAGGCCTGCCGCCGCGATGGAAAGGGCAAGGGTTTTTCGTTTCAAGATCGTCTCCTCCGAGCTGCCGCATTGGAATCTGGTCGTTGGCAGTACGCAATGTATGCCGACTCTTGCCGGCCACAGCGAGAGGGCCGACGCGTAGCATCGTAGAGGGTGCAATCCTTCACGACGCTTTCCCCGACGCAAGAATCGGATCGGTGAAAACACCGAACGCGCAACCATCGCGGATGGTGCAGGCGTGCGCCCGCCGGGTTTCCGGTGACGTTTCGTGCTACGAATCGATGTTCGGGAGCGAGGAGGAACGCCCGTCAGTCGTGCGCGCTTTTCGCACGCAGGATGTAACCGAGTCCGCGCAGCGTGATGATCTCGGCCGCGCTGCCCGCGAGATGCTTGCGCAGCCGGTGGATGTAGATGTCGATCGCGTCGGCGCTCGGCTCGTCGTCGAGCGCGAACACGCTGTCCATCAGCCGCGCCTTCGACACCGTCTTGTTCTGCTGCAGCATCAGCGTTTCGAGGATCGCGTGCTCGCGGCGGCGCAGCGCGAGCACGGTTTCGCCGCAGCGGAATTCGCGCGTGCCGAACGCATAGACGAGATCGCCGCACACGAGCTGCGTCGTGCCGACGCCGGCCTGCCGGCGGATCAGCGCGCGAATCCGCGCAACCAGCTCGCGCGACTCGAATGGCTTCACGACGTAATCGTCGGCGCCCGCGCCGAAGCAGTCGACCTTGTCGTCGACCGAGCCGTGCGCGGTCAGCATCAGCACCGGCACGTTGTCGTTGCGCCGCCGCAGCCGCGCGAGCACTTCCTTGCCGCTGATGCCGGGCAGCCGCATGTCGAGCAGCACCGCGTCGTAGCGTTCGGTCTTCAGCACCGTGTCCGCGCGTTCGCCGTCGCCGACGCTGTCGACCGCGAAATCCTCGCCGCGCAGCAGGTTCACGATCCAGTGCGCGAGTTCGGCGTTGTCTTCGACCAGCAGGAGTTTCATGACGACATCTCTTCAATCGTAGGCGGGCAGCCGTACGGTTACGACAATACCGCGATTGCCGGGCCCCGGCGCAAGCGACACGCTGCCGCCGTGCGCCTGCGCGATCTCGCGGACGATCGCGAGCCCGAGGCCCGAGCCCTCGGTGTCGGCCGACACGCGGTAGAAGCGCTTGAACACGTGCGGCCGCGCCTCGGCTG encodes the following:
- a CDS encoding porin, which gives rise to MKRKTLALSIAAAGLCAGTQAHAQSSVQLYGLMDLSFPTYRTHADANGKHVIGMGNEGEPWFSGSRWGLRGAEDIGGGTKIIFRLESEFVVANGQMEDEGQIFDRDAWVGVEDERFGKLTAGFQNTIARDSAAIYGDPYGSAKLSTEEGGWTNSNNFKQMIFYAAGPTGTRYNNGIAWKKLFGNGIFASAGYQFSNSTQFATGSAYQVALGYNGGPFNVSGFYNHVNHGGFRNQTFSVGGNYTFDIVRLNAGYFRYNGDQGSLGQRHDDSWTVSMKIAPKGALDYELGYQQMRVKNAANNADGFTPNANLGAFSLTNGVANGFKETIYGSVFYHLSKRTEVYLAGDYMKLHGGYTAASTFGAKNQLELTSGIRTRF
- a CDS encoding response regulator: MKLLLVEDNAELAHWIVNLLRGEDFAVDSVGDGERADTVLKTERYDAVLLDMRLPGISGKEVLARLRRRNDNVPVLMLTAHGSVDDKVDCFGAGADDYVVKPFESRELVARIRALIRRQAGVGTTQLVCGDLVYAFGTREFRCGETVLALRRREHAILETLMLQQNKTVSKARLMDSVFALDDEPSADAIDIYIHRLRKHLAGSAAEIITLRGLGYILRAKSAHD